A window of the Canis aureus isolate CA01 chromosome 29, VMU_Caureus_v.1.0, whole genome shotgun sequence genome harbors these coding sequences:
- the TRIM8 gene encoding E3 ubiquitin-protein ligase TRIM8, with amino-acid sequence MAENWKNCFEEELICPICLHVFVEPVQLPCKHNFCRGCIGEAWAKDSGLVRCPECNQAYNQKPGLEKNLKLTNIVEKFNALHVEKPPAALHCVFCRRGPPLPAQKVCLRCEAPCCQSHVQTHLQQPSTARGHLLVEADDVRAWSCPQHNAYRLYHCEAEQVAVCQYCCYYSGAHQGHSVCDVEIRRNEIRKMLMKQQDRLEEREQDIEDQLYKLESDKRLVEEKVSQLKEEVRLQYEKLHQLLDEDLRQTVEVLDKAQAKFCSENAAQALHLGERMQEAKKLLGSLQLLFDKTEDVSFMKNTKSVKILMDRTQTCTGSSLSPPKIGHLNSKLFLNEVAKKEKQLRKMLEGPFSTPVPFLQSVPLYPCGVSSSGAEKRKHSTAFPEASFLETSSGPVGSQYGAAGTASSEGQSGQPLGPCSSTQHLVALPGGAQPVHSSPVFPPSQYPNGSATQQPMLPQYGGRKILVCSVDNCYCSSVANHGGHQPYPRSGHFPWTVPSQEYSHPLPPTPSVPQSLPGLAVRDWLDASQQPGHQDFYRVYGQPSTKHYVTS; translated from the exons ATGGCGGAGAATTGGAAGAACTGCTTCGAGGAGGAGCTCATTTGCCCCATCTGCCTGCACGTCTTCGTGGAGCCGGTGCAATTGCCGTGCAAACACAACTTCTGCCGGGGCTGCATTGGCGAGGCGTGGGCCAAGGACAGCGGCCTGGTGCGCTGCCCGGAGTGTAACCAGGCCTACAACCAGAAGCCGGGCCTGGAGAAGAACCTGAAGCTCACCAACATCGTGGAGAAGTTCAACGCCCTGCACGTGGAGAAGCCGCCGGCGGCGCTGCACTGCGTGTTCTGCCGCCGCGGCCCCCCGCTGCCCGCGCAGAAGGTCTGCCTGCGCTGCGAGGCGCCCTGCTGCCAGTCCCACGTGCAGACGCACCTGCAGCAGCCCTCCACCGCCCGCGGGCACCTCCTGGTGGAGGCGGACGACGTGCGGGCTTGGAGCTGCCCCCAGCACAACGCCTACCGCCTCTACCACTGTGAGGCCGAGCAGGTGGCCGTGTGCCAGTACTGCTGCTACTACAGCGGTGCGCATCAGGGACACTCGGTGTGCGACGTGGAGATCCGGAGGAATGAGATCCGG AAGATGCTGATGAAGCAACAGGACCGTCTGGAGGAGCGAGAGCAGGATATTGAAGACCAGCTGTACAAACTTGAGTCAGACAAGCGCTTGGTGGAG GAGAAGGTGAGCCAGCTGAAGGAGGAGGTGCGGCTGCAGTATGAAAAGCTGCACCAGCTGCTGGATGAGGACCTGCGGCAGACGGTTGAGGTCCTGGACAAGGCCCAGGCCAAGTTCTGCAGCGAGAACGCAGCGCAGGCGCTGCACCTTGGGGAGCGCATGCAGGAGGCCAAGAagctgctgggctccctgcagctgCTCTTCGACAAGACGGAGGACGTCAGCTTCATGAAG AACACCAAGTCTGTGAAAATCCTAATGGACAG GACCCAGACCTGCACGGGCAGCAGCCTTTCTCCCCCTAAGATCGGCCACCTGAACTCCAAGCTCTTCCTGAATGAGGTGgccaagaaggagaagcagctgcGGAAGATGCTAGAAG GCCCCTTCAGCACACCGGTGCCCTTCCTGCAGAGCGTCCCCCTGTATCCTTGTGGCGTGAGCAGCTCTGGGGCGGAGAAGCGCAAGCACTCAACGGCCTTCCCGGAGGCCAGTTTCCTAGAGACGTCGTCAGGCCCCGTGGGCAGCCAATATGGGGCAGCAGGCACAGCCAGCAGCGAGGGCCAGTCAGGGCAGCCCCTGGGGCCCTGCAGCTCCACGCAGCACTTGGTGGCCCTGCCGGGCGGCGCCCAACCAGTGCACTCAAGTCCTGTGTTCCCCCCATCACAGTATCCCAATGGCTCTGCCACCCAGCAGCCCATGCTCCCCCAGTATGGCGGCCGCAAGATTCTCGTCTGTTCTGTGGACAACTGTTACTGTTCTTCCGTGGCCAACCATGGTGGCCACCAGCCCTACCCCCGCTCCGGCCATTTTCCCTGGACAGTGCCCTCGCAGGAGTACTCACACCCGCTCCCGCCCACACCCTCCGTCCCCCAGTCCCTTCCTGGCCTGGCGGTCAGAGACTGGCTCGACGCCTCCCAGCAGCCTGGTCACCAGGATTTCTACAGGGTGTATGGGCAGCCATCCACCAAACACTACGTGACGAGCTAA